In a genomic window of Muntiacus reevesi chromosome 1, mMunRee1.1, whole genome shotgun sequence:
- the RTCA gene encoding RNA 3'-terminal phosphate cyclase isoform X2, which produces MIRDLCDGQLEGAEIGSTEITFTPEKIKGGVHTADTKTAGSVCLLMQVSMPCVLFAACPSELRLKGGTNAEMAPQIDYTAMVFKPIVEKFGFTFNCDIKMRGYYPKGGGEVIVRMSPVKQLNPINLTDRGCVTKIYGRAFVAGVLPFKVAKDMAAAAVRCIRKEIRDLYVNIQPVQEPKDQAFGNGNGIIIIAETSTGCLFAGSSLGKRGVNADKVGIEAAEMLLANLRHGGAVDEYLQDQLIIFMALASGISRIKTGPVTLHTQTAIHFAEQLAKAKFTVKKSEDEEDASKDTYIIECRGIGMTNPNL; this is translated from the exons ATGATTCGAGATTTGTGTGATGGGCAACTGGAGGGGGCAGAAATCGGCTCAACAGAAATAACGTTTACACCAGAGAAGATCAAAGGTGGAGTCCACACAGCAGATACCAAGACAGCAGG GAGTGTGTGCCTCTTGATGCAGGTCTCAATGCCCTGTGTTCTCTTTGCTGCTTGTCCGTCAGAGCTGCGTTTGAAAGGTGGCACTAATGCTGAAATGGCCCCACAGATTGACTACACAGCCATG GTTTTCAAGCCAATTGTTGAAAAATTTGGTTTCACATTTAATTGTGACATTAAAATGAG GGGCTACTACCCAAAGGGAGGTGGTGAAGTGATTGTCCGAATGTCGCCAGTTAAACAGTTGAACCCAATAAATTTAACTGAccgtggctgtgtgactaagatTTATGGAAGAGCTTTTGTTGCTGGTGTTTTGCCGTTTAAA GTAGCAAAAGATATGGCGGCGGCAGCCGTAAGATGCATCAGGAAGGAGATTAGGGATCTGTATGTTAACATCCAGCCTGTTCAGGAACCTAAAGACCAAGCTTTTGGCAATGGAAATGGAATAAT CATTATTGCTGAGACatccactggctgtctgtttgcTGGATCATCGCTTGGTAAACGAG GTGTTAATGCAGATAAGGTTGGAATTGAAGCTGCTGAAATGCTGTTGGCAAATCTTAGACATGGTGGTGCTGTAGATGAGTATCTGCAAGACCAG ctgatcATTTTTATGGCGTTAGCCAGTGGAATTTCCAGAATAAAAACAGGACCGGTTACACTCCACACCCAAACAGCTATACATTTTGCTGAGCAACTAGCAAAG GCTAAATTTACTGTGAAGAAATCAGAAGATGAAGAAGATGCCTCTAAAGACACTTATATTATTGAATGCCGAGGAATCGGGATGACAAATCCAAATCTATAG